In the genome of Deinobacterium chartae, one region contains:
- a CDS encoding ABC transporter permease subunit: protein MLPFALRRFVATLPTLLVVTLLVFALAKLLPGDPARLLLGEEATPQALAELRQSMGLDRSLPEQYGRWLLDLAQFNLGHSLKDNASVTALILEKLPTTFELALLSMLFALLLALPAGIISALRPGGFVDRLVTLLSLSGISLPNFFVGILLIYLFSVKLAWIPASGYVSFAEDPLKNLTLMLMPAFTLGIGSAAVMTRYLRSSLLEALSQDYVRTAKAKGISSGVVVFKHGLRNALIPVITAFGLQLGGLLGGAVITEQIFSVPGFGRLLVDAVFTRDLPVMQGMVLASAVLIFLVSFLVDLAYAAVDPRIRYR, encoded by the coding sequence GTGCTTCCCTTTGCGCTGAGGCGCTTCGTCGCCACCCTTCCGACCCTGCTGGTGGTCACGCTGCTGGTCTTTGCGCTGGCCAAGCTGCTGCCCGGCGACCCGGCCCGGCTGCTGCTGGGCGAGGAGGCCACCCCGCAGGCCCTGGCCGAGCTCCGGCAGAGCATGGGGCTTGACCGTTCGCTTCCCGAGCAGTACGGCCGCTGGCTGCTCGACCTGGCGCAGTTCAACCTGGGACACAGCCTCAAGGACAACGCGTCCGTGACGGCCCTGATCCTCGAGAAACTGCCCACCACCTTCGAGCTGGCCCTGCTCTCCATGCTGTTCGCGCTGCTGCTGGCGCTGCCTGCCGGTATCATCTCGGCGCTGCGGCCCGGCGGCTTCGTGGACCGTCTGGTCACGCTGCTCTCGCTCTCGGGCATCAGCCTGCCCAACTTCTTCGTGGGCATCTTGCTGATCTACCTGTTTTCGGTAAAGCTCGCCTGGATTCCCGCATCCGGTTACGTCTCCTTCGCCGAGGACCCGCTCAAGAACCTGACCCTGATGCTGATGCCCGCTTTCACCCTGGGAATCGGCTCGGCGGCGGTGATGACCCGCTACCTGCGCTCCAGCCTGCTCGAGGCCCTCTCGCAAGATTACGTGCGCACCGCCAAGGCCAAGGGCATCTCGAGCGGCGTGGTGGTGTTCAAACACGGGCTGCGCAACGCGCTGATCCCGGTGATCACCGCCTTTGGCCTGCAGCTCGGCGGCCTGCTGGGCGGTGCGGTGATCACCGAACAGATCTTCTCGGTGCCCGGCTTCGGGCGCCTGTTGGTGGACGCCGTGTTTACCCGTGACCTGCCGGTGATGCAGGGCATGGTGCTGGCCTCGGCCGTCTTGATCTTCCTGGTGAGTTTCCTGGTGGACCTCGCCTACGCCGCTGTCGACCCCAGAATCCGGTACCGCTGA
- a CDS encoding sulfite exporter TauE/SafE family protein: MLLIAPLLIGLFAGVLGAILGLGGGVVVVPALEFIMPRLGMELSIQQAVAVSQIGVLSVALASTASYLKRGMVLARTGYLLSPYTIVGGALGSYLGIILPAAYVALVFALLLLYSAYHLLRGIRRLEEGREKPSRWMKPAMTFAGITAGLLGIGGGTVQVPVMNLLAGIPIRQAIATSTFIMGLTAVGNALVYQAGGLLDARLACAIALGILVGARLGAGLQQRIPTHVLKIFFAVLLIYTAVNLLWKYWRPS; the protein is encoded by the coding sequence ATGCTGCTGATCGCCCCCCTCCTGATCGGGCTGTTTGCCGGTGTTCTCGGAGCCATCCTGGGGCTGGGGGGCGGCGTGGTCGTCGTCCCGGCCCTCGAGTTCATCATGCCGCGCCTGGGGATGGAGCTCAGCATCCAGCAGGCCGTGGCGGTCAGCCAGATCGGGGTGCTCTCGGTGGCCCTGGCCTCCACCGCGTCGTACCTCAAGCGCGGCATGGTGCTGGCCCGCACCGGCTACCTGCTCTCGCCCTACACCATCGTGGGCGGAGCCCTCGGCTCGTACCTGGGCATCATCTTGCCCGCTGCTTACGTGGCGCTGGTGTTTGCCCTGCTGCTGCTGTACAGCGCCTACCACCTGCTGCGCGGCATCCGCCGCCTCGAGGAGGGCCGCGAGAAGCCCTCGAGGTGGATGAAGCCCGCCATGACTTTCGCCGGTATTACCGCCGGGCTGCTGGGCATCGGCGGCGGCACGGTGCAGGTTCCGGTCATGAACCTGCTGGCGGGCATCCCGATCCGGCAGGCCATTGCCACCTCCACCTTCATCATGGGGCTCACCGCGGTCGGCAACGCCCTGGTCTACCAGGCCGGGGGGCTGCTCGACGCGCGCCTGGCCTGCGCGATCGCGCTGGGCATCCTGGTGGGCGCGCGGCTGGGCGCGGGTCTGCAGCAGCGCATTCCCACGCACGTGCTCAAGATCTTCTTTGCGGTCCTGCTGATCTACACCGCCGTGAACCTGCTGTGGAAGTACTGGAGGCCCTCGTGA
- a CDS encoding glycosyltransferase family 4 protein, producing MIPLSIGLFSDAYLPDPNGVSTSVYLLARELRRLGHDAWVVAPAHPGAPIAEEGVVRLRSLLNPFFEGQRVALPRARRLPARFDLIHTHTPLVLGMWGSQLARRQGVAHVSTYHTHYEHYAHYVPGLRGLNRAARVIPRMARAFYDRTDLIIAPSPAVGELARSYGLRPPVRLLPGGIDFEVLAQAADLPSPWPVGSRRLLTVSRLGEEKNVAGVLEAFSRIRDPGAHLLVVGEGPQRLQLEGYVRWLGIAGRVTFTGRVPYTEIGALYRQAELFLFASETETQGLVLLEAQAMGVPVVAVGAQGTLWGVRAGESGYLVAPGDTEALARRASLLLENPALHARFSRAAREFAAQYSAARVAERTLEAYLEVLGRRFREAADVPPYPLAR from the coding sequence ATGATCCCACTCAGTATCGGACTGTTCAGCGACGCGTACCTGCCCGACCCCAACGGGGTATCAACGTCGGTCTACCTGCTGGCGCGCGAACTGCGGCGCTTGGGGCACGACGCCTGGGTGGTCGCTCCGGCCCACCCGGGCGCTCCGATCGCCGAAGAGGGCGTGGTGCGCCTGCGCAGCCTGCTGAATCCGTTCTTCGAGGGACAGCGCGTGGCCCTGCCGCGCGCCCGCCGCCTGCCTGCCCGCTTCGACCTGATTCATACGCACACGCCCCTGGTGCTGGGCATGTGGGGTTCGCAGCTCGCGCGGCGCCAGGGTGTGGCGCACGTCTCCACCTACCACACGCACTACGAGCACTACGCGCACTACGTCCCGGGGCTGCGCGGCCTGAACCGCGCGGCCCGCGTGATTCCCCGCATGGCGCGCGCCTTTTACGACCGTACCGACTTGATCATTGCGCCCAGTCCGGCGGTAGGCGAGCTCGCACGCAGCTACGGCCTGCGGCCACCGGTCCGCCTCCTCCCCGGCGGCATCGACTTCGAGGTGCTCGCCCAGGCCGCCGACTTGCCCTCACCGTGGCCTGTGGGAAGCCGCCGCCTGCTCACGGTCAGCCGCCTGGGCGAGGAGAAAAACGTGGCGGGCGTTCTCGAGGCGTTCTCGCGCATCCGGGATCCGGGTGCGCACCTGCTGGTGGTCGGGGAAGGCCCGCAGCGGTTGCAGCTCGAGGGCTACGTGCGCTGGCTGGGCATAGCGGGCCGCGTGACCTTCACCGGCAGGGTGCCCTACACCGAGATCGGCGCGCTGTACCGTCAGGCCGAACTGTTTTTGTTCGCCTCGGAGACCGAGACCCAGGGGCTGGTGCTGCTCGAGGCGCAGGCCATGGGGGTGCCGGTGGTGGCGGTGGGTGCGCAGGGAACCCTGTGGGGCGTGCGTGCCGGGGAGAGCGGCTACCTGGTTGCCCCGGGAGACACCGAGGCGCTGGCCCGGCGCGCGAGCCTGCTGCTCGAGAACCCGGCACTGCACGCCCGTTTCTCCCGCGCTGCCCGCGAATTCGCCGCCCAGTACAGCGCTGCTCGGGTAGCCGAACGCACCCTGGAGGCCTACCTCGAGGTCCTGGGTCGCCGCTTCCGTGAGGCGGCCGACGTGCCGCCCTACCCGCTGGCGAGGTGA
- a CDS encoding ABC transporter substrate-binding protein has product MTKSRILPVLALLALGSASAQTLTVGIDADPPRLDPALSSALVDRQVLNQIFDKLVDLDTDLKVVPMLAKSWKITNNGTTYTFTLRSGVRFHDGTPLDAAAVKYSLDRNMTLEGSVRKNELSSIKDVKVINDTTVQINLKNPYGPLLGVLSDRAGMIVSPKAAEKAGKDFGNDPVGSGPFSFVSRKRQDNITLAANTRYWAGAPKIDKLVYRPFPDGDVRYANLLSGAVQVITPVDPKDVTKLEKNSRFELLNYAGLGYQGIWFNVNRDVFKDKRVRQAVAATIDREAVAKVVFQNTVSPAGGPFPPGTPAYSSSIKVPKPDVAEARKKLAAAGKSNLTFTLLTTPNAINTQLAQLYQAMFSQAGINVKIEQVEFGTLLDRADRADFDALMLGWSGRPDPDGNVYDFFTTGGTNNQARYSNKEVDALLNKARATSAMSARKATYNVALGKILDDVPYTWVYFQRNLIGMAKGVSGIQPIPDGIVRFHNVSIK; this is encoded by the coding sequence ATGACTAAATCGCGTATCCTGCCCGTTCTCGCCCTGCTGGCCCTGGGAAGTGCTTCGGCCCAGACCCTCACCGTCGGCATCGACGCCGACCCGCCGCGCCTCGACCCGGCCCTGTCGAGCGCCCTGGTAGACCGTCAGGTGCTCAACCAGATCTTCGACAAGCTCGTCGACCTCGACACCGACCTCAAGGTCGTGCCGATGCTGGCCAAGTCGTGGAAGATCACCAACAACGGCACCACCTACACCTTCACCCTGCGCAGCGGCGTACGGTTCCACGACGGCACCCCGCTCGACGCCGCCGCCGTGAAGTACTCGCTCGACCGCAACATGACCCTCGAGGGCAGCGTGCGCAAAAACGAGCTCTCGAGCATCAAGGACGTCAAGGTCATCAACGACACCACCGTCCAGATCAACCTCAAGAACCCTTACGGCCCGCTGCTGGGCGTGCTGAGCGACCGTGCGGGCATGATCGTCTCGCCCAAGGCCGCCGAGAAGGCCGGCAAGGACTTCGGTAACGATCCGGTGGGCAGCGGCCCCTTCTCGTTCGTGAGCCGCAAGCGCCAGGACAACATCACCCTCGCGGCCAACACCCGGTACTGGGCCGGTGCGCCCAAGATCGACAAACTGGTCTACCGCCCCTTCCCCGACGGTGACGTGCGCTACGCCAACTTGCTCTCGGGCGCGGTGCAGGTCATCACCCCCGTAGACCCCAAGGACGTGACCAAGCTCGAGAAGAACAGCCGGTTCGAGTTGCTCAACTACGCCGGGCTGGGCTACCAGGGCATCTGGTTCAACGTGAACCGCGACGTGTTCAAGGACAAGCGCGTGCGCCAGGCGGTGGCGGCCACCATCGACCGCGAGGCAGTGGCCAAGGTCGTCTTCCAGAACACCGTATCCCCGGCGGGCGGCCCCTTCCCGCCCGGCACCCCGGCCTACAGCAGCTCGATCAAGGTGCCCAAGCCCGACGTTGCCGAAGCGCGCAAAAAGCTCGCCGCAGCCGGCAAGAGCAACCTGACTTTCACGCTGCTGACCACCCCCAACGCCATCAACACCCAGCTGGCCCAGCTGTACCAGGCGATGTTCTCGCAGGCGGGCATTAACGTCAAGATCGAACAGGTCGAGTTCGGCACCCTGCTTGACCGCGCCGACCGCGCCGACTTCGACGCGCTGATGCTGGGCTGGAGCGGCCGCCCCGACCCGGACGGCAACGTGTACGACTTCTTCACCACCGGCGGCACCAACAACCAGGCGCGCTACTCGAACAAGGAAGTGGACGCGCTGCTGAACAAGGCCCGTGCCACCTCGGCGATGTCGGCCCGTAAGGCCACCTACAACGTGGCTCTCGGCAAGATCCTCGACGACGTGCCCTACACCTGGGTCTACTTCCAGCGCAACCTGATCGGCATGGCCAAGGGTGTCAGCGGCATCCAGCCGATCCCCGACGGCATCGTGCGCTTCCACAACGTCAGCATCAAGTAA
- a CDS encoding gamma-glutamyltransferase family protein, which produces MHISPYASSRQPIYARRGIVATSQPLAAQAGLAILRAGGNAVDAAVATAAALTVLEPTSNGIGGDAFALVWDGSELHGLNASGRSPQGLTRAALEAHSVSELPTAGWLPVTVPGAPRAWADLIARFGRLSLEQVLAPAVEYARDGYPLSPVLAHYWNRAARAFASRQGPEFAGWNETFLPQGFQPEAGAIWASEGHARTLEAIGRSGAEAFYSGELADRIDAFARATGGLIRKEDLEAHVSEWVKPISVSYKGYEVHEIPPNGQGIAALMALRVLEGLELPRHRDSAEGLHLQIEAMKLAFADAHAFVADPAHVHVPTEALLSDAYAASRRALIGERAAQPAPGEPPRGGTVYLCAADESGMMISLIQSNYMGFGSGVVVPGTGIALQNRGHNFSLEAGHPNELAPGKRPYHTIIPGFLTRGGRAVGPFGVMGGFMQPQGHVQVVLNTVDYGMNPQVALDAPRWQWMRGLEVELEHHTPRHVALELAERGHNVRVMADSGSFGRGQAIWKLDSGALVAGSDGRTDGQAAGY; this is translated from the coding sequence ATGCACATCTCCCCCTACGCCTCCTCGAGGCAACCCATTTACGCCCGGCGCGGCATCGTCGCCACCTCGCAGCCGCTGGCCGCCCAGGCCGGCCTCGCCATTTTGCGCGCGGGCGGCAATGCGGTCGACGCGGCCGTCGCCACCGCCGCCGCCCTCACGGTCCTCGAGCCGACCTCCAACGGCATCGGCGGCGACGCCTTTGCGCTGGTATGGGACGGCAGCGAGCTGCACGGCCTCAACGCCTCGGGCCGCTCGCCGCAGGGCCTCACCCGCGCAGCCCTCGAGGCCCACTCGGTGAGCGAACTGCCCACCGCCGGCTGGCTGCCGGTCACGGTTCCCGGAGCGCCGCGCGCCTGGGCCGACCTGATCGCGCGCTTTGGCCGCCTGTCGCTCGAACAGGTGCTGGCCCCGGCGGTCGAGTACGCCCGCGACGGCTACCCGCTCTCCCCGGTCCTGGCGCACTACTGGAACCGTGCCGCCCGCGCTTTCGCCAGCCGCCAGGGCCCCGAGTTCGCCGGCTGGAACGAAACGTTCTTACCGCAGGGCTTCCAGCCCGAGGCCGGAGCGATCTGGGCCTCCGAAGGGCACGCCCGCACCCTCGAGGCCATCGGCCGCTCGGGCGCCGAGGCCTTCTACTCGGGTGAACTGGCCGACCGCATCGACGCCTTTGCGCGCGCGACCGGCGGTCTGATCCGCAAGGAGGACCTCGAGGCGCACGTCTCCGAGTGGGTCAAGCCCATCTCGGTGTCGTACAAGGGCTACGAGGTTCACGAGATTCCCCCGAACGGCCAGGGCATCGCGGCCTTAATGGCGCTGCGCGTTCTCGAGGGCCTCGAGCTTCCGCGCCACCGCGACAGCGCCGAAGGGCTGCACCTGCAAATCGAGGCGATGAAGCTGGCTTTCGCCGACGCGCACGCCTTCGTGGCCGACCCCGCGCACGTGCACGTCCCCACCGAGGCGCTGCTGAGCGACGCGTACGCTGCCTCGCGGCGCGCTCTGATCGGTGAGCGGGCCGCGCAGCCCGCCCCCGGCGAGCCGCCCAGGGGGGGCACGGTGTACCTGTGCGCCGCCGACGAGAGCGGCATGATGATCAGCCTGATCCAGAGCAACTACATGGGCTTTGGCAGCGGCGTGGTGGTGCCCGGCACCGGCATCGCCCTGCAAAACCGCGGCCACAACTTCAGCCTCGAGGCCGGGCACCCCAACGAGCTCGCTCCCGGCAAACGTCCCTACCACACCATCATCCCCGGCTTCCTGACCCGGGGCGGGCGCGCGGTCGGACCGTTCGGCGTGATGGGCGGCTTCATGCAGCCCCAGGGACACGTGCAGGTGGTGCTCAACACGGTGGACTACGGCATGAACCCGCAGGTGGCCCTCGACGCGCCGCGCTGGCAGTGGATGCGCGGCCTCGAGGTCGAGCTCGAGCACCACACCCCGCGCCACGTGGCCCTCGAGCTGGCCGAGCGCGGCCACAACGTGCGGGTCATGGCCGACTCGGGCAGCTTCGGGCGCGGACAGGCGATCTGGAAACTGGACAGCGGCGCGCTGGTGGCCGGCTCGGACGGCCGCACCGACGGACAGGCGGCCGGGTACTGA
- a CDS encoding glycosyltransferase → MPARPGFSVVIPARNEERYLYATLEAIGRQARRPDEVIVVDSASTDRTAALARAWGARVVRCDTPGVALARQKGLEAARYRWVATTDADSRPETGWLAAFEAAAPGTVGLYGSLALCDRGRPLEVGSERAYRAFLRVMNWLDRPNLAGANMAFNRQVALEVGGYGTAEAGEDVTLGRALHAVGVVAFVPGARVLTSARRLEGGLGRFLGQQARNLMGRPAGYFTQSRRTTRS, encoded by the coding sequence ATGCCTGCCCGTCCCGGTTTTTCAGTGGTCATTCCCGCCCGCAACGAGGAGCGCTACCTGTATGCGACCCTCGAGGCCATCGGTCGCCAGGCGCGCCGCCCCGACGAGGTGATCGTGGTGGACAGCGCCTCTACCGACCGTACCGCTGCCCTGGCCCGCGCCTGGGGTGCCCGGGTGGTGCGCTGTGATACTCCCGGTGTCGCCCTCGCCCGGCAGAAGGGCCTCGAGGCTGCCCGTTACCGCTGGGTGGCGACCACCGACGCCGATTCGCGCCCGGAAACCGGCTGGTTGGCCGCCTTCGAGGCTGCTGCCCCCGGCACGGTCGGACTGTACGGTTCGCTGGCGCTGTGCGACCGTGGCCGACCGCTCGAGGTCGGTTCCGAACGCGCTTACCGAGCTTTTCTGCGGGTGATGAACTGGCTCGACCGCCCCAACCTGGCCGGCGCAAACATGGCTTTTAACCGCCAGGTGGCCCTCGAAGTGGGCGGCTACGGCACGGCCGAGGCGGGCGAGGACGTCACTTTGGGCCGCGCCCTGCACGCGGTGGGCGTGGTGGCCTTTGTGCCGGGTGCCCGCGTGCTGACCTCGGCGCGTCGCCTCGAGGGCGGGCTGGGGCGTTTTCTGGGGCAGCAGGCCCGCAACCTGATGGGGCGGCCCGCCGGGTACTTCACGCAATCTCGGCGCACGACGCGCTCCTGA
- the nikC gene encoding nickel transporter permease — MQATLTSKPARKPRNKAVKRFLRDRLAVGGALVLLVFGLAALFAPWLAPADPAQLFFSDILSGPSAAHPLGTDELGRDLLSRIIYGAQVSLSAGLVSVSIALVIGTLLGLVAGFVGGLLDEVIMRIVDAMLALPFLVLAIALAAVLGPSLQNTMLAIGIVSVPAFARIARGEVVAQREREYVQAAQALGASDARTIFRHLLPNISGALIVQTSLSVAHAVLAESSLSFLGLGVQPPTPSWGSMLNVSRGYLDTAPWMALFPGLAIFLTVLAFNLLGDGLRAALDPRSKEH, encoded by the coding sequence ATGCAAGCCACCCTGACTTCCAAACCCGCCCGCAAACCCCGCAACAAGGCCGTAAAGCGTTTTCTGCGCGACCGCCTGGCGGTCGGCGGCGCCCTGGTCCTGCTGGTTTTCGGCCTGGCCGCGCTGTTTGCCCCCTGGCTGGCACCCGCCGACCCGGCCCAGCTCTTCTTCAGCGACATCCTCTCGGGTCCCAGCGCCGCGCACCCGCTCGGCACCGACGAACTGGGCCGGGACCTGCTCTCGCGGATCATCTACGGAGCCCAGGTCTCGCTCTCGGCCGGCCTGGTCTCGGTGTCGATCGCGCTGGTCATCGGCACGCTGCTGGGCTTGGTCGCCGGCTTCGTGGGCGGACTGCTCGACGAGGTGATCATGCGCATCGTCGACGCGATGCTGGCCCTGCCCTTCCTGGTGCTGGCCATCGCGTTGGCCGCCGTTTTAGGGCCCAGCCTGCAAAACACCATGCTGGCCATCGGCATCGTGTCGGTCCCGGCCTTCGCCCGCATCGCGCGCGGCGAGGTGGTCGCGCAGCGCGAACGCGAGTACGTGCAGGCCGCCCAGGCGCTGGGGGCCTCGGACGCCCGCACCATCTTCCGGCACCTGCTGCCCAACATCTCCGGTGCCTTGATCGTGCAGACCTCGCTGTCCGTCGCCCACGCGGTGCTGGCCGAGTCGAGCCTGAGCTTTCTGGGCCTGGGCGTGCAGCCCCCCACCCCCAGCTGGGGTTCGATGCTCAACGTCTCGCGCGGCTACCTCGACACCGCGCCGTGGATGGCGCTCTTCCCCGGTCTGGCGATCTTCCTGACCGTACTGGCCTTCAACCTGCTCGGCGACGGCCTGCGCGCCGCCCTCGACCCACGCTCCAAAGAGCACTGA
- a CDS encoding nitroreductase family protein: MPGPLSPAEVRAFFDAHRTVRRYQPTPIPAEHLEVILYAAQRAPTDATAQMYSIIRLRDPELRAWVAEASRNPHLASAPESFIICADVARLRALLELRGYPFGEWPATAVHFAIGDAVMAAENMRVAAEMLGYQSCWIGGILNPLHELCARLELPEGVFPFAGLTLGLPDEQPGPRPRLSRDLVLHTDRYRLPENDELEQALTDMAPITARGDWAQTLARYFAVGGTMELREGRLRDLLARQGFGHAREFDTAFARAEALGFPEVLVRRRGESFEAWVDRPDRAHRGESASSPSQALRAALEEASRDAS; the protein is encoded by the coding sequence ATGCCCGGTCCTCTCTCCCCCGCCGAAGTGCGGGCCTTTTTCGACGCACACCGTACGGTTCGCAGGTACCAGCCCACGCCGATCCCCGCAGAGCACCTCGAGGTGATTCTGTACGCCGCGCAGCGCGCCCCTACGGATGCAACCGCGCAGATGTACTCGATCATCCGCCTGCGCGATCCCGAGCTGCGCGCCTGGGTGGCCGAGGCCAGCCGCAACCCGCACCTGGCCAGCGCTCCGGAGAGCTTTATCATCTGCGCGGACGTCGCGCGCCTGCGCGCCCTGCTCGAGCTGCGCGGCTACCCGTTTGGCGAGTGGCCCGCCACCGCCGTGCACTTTGCCATCGGCGACGCGGTGATGGCGGCCGAGAACATGCGCGTCGCCGCAGAAATGCTGGGCTACCAGAGCTGCTGGATCGGCGGCATCCTCAACCCGCTGCACGAACTCTGCGCGCGCCTCGAGCTTCCCGAGGGCGTGTTTCCCTTTGCGGGCCTGACCCTGGGCCTGCCCGACGAGCAGCCGGGGCCGCGCCCGCGGCTGAGCCGCGACCTGGTGCTGCACACCGACCGCTACCGCCTGCCCGAAAACGACGAGCTGGAGCAGGCCCTGACCGACATGGCCCCCATCACCGCCCGGGGTGACTGGGCCCAGACCTTGGCGCGCTACTTTGCGGTGGGCGGCACCATGGAGCTGCGCGAGGGACGGCTGCGCGACCTGCTGGCCCGTCAGGGCTTCGGGCACGCCCGTGAGTTCGACACGGCCTTTGCCCGCGCCGAAGCCCTGGGCTTCCCGGAAGTCCTGGTACGCCGCAGGGGGGAGAGCTTCGAAGCCTGGGTGGACCGCCCGGACCGCGCGCACCGCGGCGAGAGTGCCAGCTCTCCCTCGCAGGCCCTGCGCGCCGCCCTCGAGGAGGCATCTCGGGATGCGTCTTAA
- a CDS encoding DdrH, with translation MNSDFSEIMRQLREQYGAQLAHMPLPEGVPEHVAELVSQGDVEGLILMIKLSWMFGAQAGHAAAHHTQVLRPRNVVQA, from the coding sequence ATGAATTCGGATTTCAGCGAGATCATGCGGCAACTGCGTGAGCAATACGGTGCCCAACTCGCCCACATGCCCCTTCCCGAGGGCGTGCCCGAACACGTCGCGGAACTGGTGAGCCAGGGCGATGTCGAAGGTCTGATCCTGATGATCAAGCTCTCGTGGATGTTTGGCGCGCAAGCTGGGCACGCCGCCGCCCACCACACCCAGGTGCTGCGCCCGCGCAACGTCGTACAGGCTTAA
- a CDS encoding FadR/GntR family transcriptional regulator, with amino-acid sequence MPTAIRRVKVSDSVTSSLLDLIRHGDYPAGTRLPPERELAVRFGVSRATLRDALRRLELLGYLEVRQGGGTFARTPDASTLSRPFQGLLAGSPGTATDLMEFRCMVEPEVAALAAERASSNELALLSDSYERQQRAADRGLRLADEDMRFHGLIAQASGNAVFSGVLETLRHLMQELRHNLLPGSRPDLTLREHLRILEAITARDPHGARAAMAAHLNTVSRTLRLERALPGAALPTLGDDHD; translated from the coding sequence ATGCCTACCGCCATTCGCCGCGTTAAGGTTTCCGACAGCGTTACCTCCTCGCTGCTCGACCTGATCCGTCACGGCGACTACCCTGCCGGGACCCGCCTTCCCCCGGAACGCGAACTGGCCGTGCGCTTCGGTGTCTCGCGCGCAACCCTGCGCGACGCGTTGCGCCGCCTCGAGCTGCTCGGGTACCTCGAGGTCCGTCAGGGCGGCGGAACTTTCGCCCGCACCCCCGATGCCAGTACGCTCAGTCGGCCCTTCCAGGGTCTGCTGGCCGGTTCGCCCGGCACCGCCACCGACCTGATGGAATTCCGCTGCATGGTCGAACCCGAGGTGGCGGCCCTGGCCGCCGAACGCGCTTCGAGCAACGAGCTCGCCCTCCTGAGCGACTCGTACGAACGCCAGCAACGCGCTGCCGACCGCGGCCTGCGGCTGGCCGACGAGGACATGCGCTTTCACGGCCTGATCGCTCAGGCTTCGGGCAACGCGGTGTTCAGCGGCGTGCTCGAGACCTTGCGTCACCTGATGCAGGAACTGCGCCACAACCTGCTGCCCGGAAGCCGTCCCGACCTCACGCTGCGCGAACACCTGCGCATCCTCGAGGCCATCACCGCCCGCGACCCGCACGGCGCGCGCGCGGCCATGGCCGCCCACCTCAACACCGTCAGCCGCACCCTGCGCCTCGAGCGGGCCCTGCCCGGAGCCGCACTTCCCACTCTCGGAGATGACCATGACTAA
- a CDS encoding glucose-1-phosphate thymidylyltransferase: MKAIIPAAGLGTRLRPLTYTRPKPVLRVANKPIIVHAIDNLVRAGIHDIGIIVSELTRASIEAAVNGTPGVNITYIDQNETLGLGHAVLMGRDFVGSDDFCVYLGDNLFEHGITRYLEVFREQQADAVIALVEVENPSAFGVAVLDEEGRITRLMEKPKVPPSNLAVAGVYCFKAGVMDVLAGLEPSARGEYEITDAIAQLIADGRKVIGERVQGWWKDTGRPFDLIDANRLLLEQIEPSLEGEVEDSRVTGRVVIQPGAVVRGSIIMGPALIGAGAVIENAYVGPFTSVGRDTVIRQAEVEYSVIDEEVEICDVAVRLQECLIGLRAKVTGHAAVPRVHRLTLSDASIVELGS; encoded by the coding sequence ATGAAAGCGATTATTCCTGCCGCCGGACTAGGCACCCGCCTGCGTCCGCTGACGTACACGCGCCCTAAACCGGTGCTGCGGGTAGCCAACAAGCCGATCATCGTGCACGCTATCGACAACCTGGTGCGCGCGGGAATTCATGACATCGGCATCATCGTGAGCGAACTGACCCGCGCGTCGATCGAGGCGGCGGTTAACGGCACCCCGGGTGTGAACATCACCTATATCGACCAAAACGAGACCCTGGGCCTGGGTCACGCGGTCTTGATGGGCCGCGACTTCGTCGGAAGCGACGATTTCTGCGTGTACCTGGGCGACAACCTGTTCGAGCACGGCATCACGCGTTACCTCGAGGTGTTCCGCGAGCAGCAGGCCGACGCGGTGATCGCGCTGGTGGAGGTCGAGAATCCCTCGGCCTTCGGTGTGGCCGTGCTGGACGAGGAGGGCCGCATCACCCGGCTGATGGAGAAACCCAAGGTTCCGCCCTCCAATCTGGCGGTGGCGGGCGTGTACTGCTTCAAGGCAGGCGTGATGGACGTGCTCGCGGGCCTCGAGCCGAGCGCGCGCGGCGAGTACGAGATCACCGACGCCATCGCCCAGCTCATCGCGGACGGGCGCAAGGTGATCGGTGAGCGGGTGCAGGGCTGGTGGAAAGACACCGGGCGTCCCTTTGACCTGATCGACGCCAACCGCCTGCTGCTCGAGCAGATCGAACCCAGCCTCGAGGGCGAGGTGGAAGACTCGCGGGTGACCGGGCGGGTGGTGATCCAGCCGGGTGCGGTGGTGCGGGGCTCGATCATCATGGGTCCGGCACTGATCGGGGCGGGCGCGGTGATCGAGAACGCCTACGTGGGGCCGTTCACCTCGGTGGGCCGCGACACGGTGATCCGTCAGGCCGAGGTGGAGTACAGCGTGATCGACGAGGAAGTCGAGATCTGCGATGTGGCGGTGCGCCTGCAGGAGTGCCTGATCGGGCTGCGCGCCAAGGTGACCGGGCACGCGGCAGTACCGCGCGTGCACCGCCTGACCCTCTCGGACGCCTCGATCGTGGAACTGGGCAGCTGA